One Pantoea eucalypti genomic region harbors:
- the uhpB gene encoding signal transduction histidine-protein kinase/phosphatase UhpB: MSPFVSRLISVVASFFIFSAAWFCLWSISLHLVERPELAVLLFPFGLRLGLMLQCPRAYWPVLLAAEWIMLVWLAKVVALAHLPLLMAGSVLTLLPVALISHYRHQRDWRTLLSQGAALIAAALLQSLAWAGQQEMLNALLLTLTGGLTLAPTCLVIWHYLTSTRWQPLGPSLVSHPVNWRARHLIWYLLLFVISLWLQLGLPAELSRFTPFCLALPIIALAWHYGWQGALIATLMNAIALIASQTWHDHPVDLLLSLLAQSLTGLLLGAGIQRLRELNQSLQSELARNRLLAERLVETEENVRQEVARELHDDIGQTITAIRTQAGIVQRLAPDNGRVIQSGVHIEQLSLGVYDSVRRLLGRLRPRQLDDLSLEQAVRSLMREMELEDCGIVSHLEWRIDETLLSEAQRVTLFRVCQEGLNNIVKHASASAVMLKGWQQDCRVLLVIEDDGCGLPPGSGQQSFGLVGMRERVSALGGSLTISCTHGTRVSVHLPLRSA; this comes from the coding sequence ATGAGTCCTTTTGTTTCGCGGCTGATCTCCGTTGTCGCCAGCTTTTTTATCTTTTCGGCGGCCTGGTTCTGCCTGTGGAGTATCAGCCTGCATCTGGTGGAACGCCCGGAACTGGCGGTGCTGCTATTCCCGTTTGGCCTGCGTCTGGGGCTGATGCTGCAATGTCCACGCGCTTACTGGCCGGTGCTGCTGGCAGCTGAGTGGATCATGCTGGTCTGGCTGGCGAAGGTGGTCGCGCTGGCGCATCTGCCGCTGTTAATGGCGGGCAGTGTACTGACGCTGCTGCCAGTGGCGCTGATCTCCCATTACCGCCATCAGCGTGACTGGCGCACGCTGCTGAGCCAGGGTGCGGCACTGATCGCCGCGGCGCTGCTGCAATCTCTGGCGTGGGCGGGACAGCAGGAGATGCTGAACGCCCTGCTACTGACGCTCACCGGTGGTCTGACGCTGGCCCCGACCTGCCTGGTCATCTGGCACTATCTCACCAGCACCCGCTGGCAGCCGCTGGGGCCGTCGCTGGTCTCACACCCGGTCAACTGGCGCGCCCGGCATCTTATCTGGTATCTGCTGCTGTTTGTCATCAGTCTCTGGTTGCAGCTTGGCCTGCCCGCTGAACTGTCGCGCTTTACGCCATTCTGTCTGGCGCTGCCGATTATTGCTCTGGCCTGGCACTACGGCTGGCAGGGTGCGCTGATCGCGACGCTGATGAATGCAATCGCGCTGATCGCCAGCCAGACCTGGCACGATCATCCGGTCGATCTTCTCCTCTCACTACTGGCCCAAAGTCTGACCGGACTGCTGCTGGGTGCGGGTATCCAGCGGCTGCGCGAGTTGAATCAGTCGCTGCAGAGCGAGCTGGCGCGCAACCGGCTGCTGGCGGAACGGCTGGTCGAAACAGAAGAGAACGTACGCCAGGAGGTGGCGCGCGAACTGCACGATGATATCGGTCAGACGATTACGGCAATCCGCACCCAGGCGGGCATTGTGCAGCGCCTTGCGCCGGATAATGGCCGGGTGATCCAGAGCGGCGTCCATATTGAGCAGCTCTCACTCGGTGTCTACGATTCAGTGCGGCGACTGCTGGGACGTCTGCGACCCCGCCAGTTAGATGACCTGTCACTTGAACAGGCAGTCCGCTCCCTGATGCGTGAGATGGAGCTGGAGGATTGCGGCATCGTCAGTCACCTTGAGTGGCGTATTGATGAGACGCTGCTGAGCGAAGCGCAGCGCGTCACGCTGTTTCGCGTCTGTCAGGAGGGGCTGAACAACATTGTAAAACACGCCAGCGCCAGCGCCGTGATGCTGAAAGGCTGGCAACAGGATTGTCGCGTTTTGCTGGTGATTGAAGATGATGGCTGCGGTCTGCCGCCAGGTTCCGGTCAGCAAAGCTTTGGTCTGGTCGGGATGCGCGAACGCGTGAGTGCGCTGGGCGGCTCCCTGACGATCTCCTGCACCCATGGAACCCGCGTCAGCGTGCATCTGCCGCTGCGTTCGGCCTGA
- a CDS encoding MFS transporter, translated as MFNFLKTPANAAPLQDKGEIDSRYRYWRRHIMSTIWIGYALFYFTRKSFNAAAPEVIASGVMMRTDIGLLATLFYITYGLSKFFSGIVSDRSNARYFMGLGLIATGVVNILFGFSTSLWAFALLWTINAFFQGWGAPVCARLLTNWYSRNERGGWWALWNTAHNVGGAVIPIVIGAVALHYGWRTGMMIAGSLAILAGLFLCWRLRDRPQTVGLPTVGDWRQDEMEMAQQQEGAGLSRKAILTRYVLFNPYIWLLSLCYVLVYVVRAALNDWGNLYISDTLGVDLVTANSVVTLFELGGVIGALVAGWGSDKLFNGNRGPMNLIFAAGILLSVGSLWLMPFTSYVMQAACFFTTGFFVFGPQMLIGMAAAECSHKEAAGAATGFVGLFAYLGASLSGWPLAWVIDVWHWSGFFAVIATAAGISALLLLPFLNAQAPRSLPEA; from the coding sequence GTGTTTAACTTCCTGAAAACGCCCGCTAACGCCGCCCCGCTGCAGGACAAAGGTGAGATTGATAGCCGCTATCGCTACTGGCGACGGCACATCATGTCAACCATCTGGATCGGCTATGCCCTGTTCTACTTTACCCGCAAAAGCTTCAACGCGGCAGCACCTGAAGTGATCGCCAGCGGTGTGATGATGCGAACCGATATCGGCCTGCTGGCGACGCTGTTTTACATCACTTATGGCCTGTCGAAGTTCTTCTCCGGTATCGTCAGTGACCGCTCCAATGCCCGCTATTTTATGGGACTGGGGCTGATCGCTACCGGCGTGGTCAATATCCTGTTTGGCTTCTCCACCTCGCTATGGGCTTTTGCGCTGCTGTGGACCATCAACGCCTTTTTCCAGGGCTGGGGCGCGCCGGTCTGCGCGCGCCTGCTGACCAACTGGTATTCGCGTAACGAGCGCGGCGGCTGGTGGGCATTATGGAACACCGCGCACAACGTTGGCGGTGCGGTTATCCCGATCGTTATCGGCGCGGTGGCACTGCACTATGGCTGGCGAACCGGGATGATGATTGCGGGCAGTTTAGCGATACTCGCCGGACTGTTTCTCTGCTGGCGTCTGCGCGACCGGCCTCAGACTGTCGGCCTGCCCACTGTAGGCGACTGGCGACAGGATGAGATGGAGATGGCGCAGCAGCAGGAAGGCGCAGGTCTGAGTCGCAAAGCGATCCTGACCCGCTACGTGCTTTTCAATCCCTATATCTGGCTGCTGTCATTGTGTTACGTGCTGGTCTATGTGGTTCGCGCCGCGCTCAATGACTGGGGGAATCTTTACATCTCCGACACGCTGGGGGTGGATCTGGTGACGGCCAACTCGGTAGTCACCCTGTTTGAGCTGGGCGGTGTGATAGGCGCGCTGGTCGCGGGATGGGGCTCGGACAAGCTGTTTAATGGCAACCGTGGCCCCATGAACCTGATTTTTGCAGCCGGGATTTTGCTTTCCGTCGGCTCACTGTGGCTGATGCCCTTTACCAGTTACGTGATGCAGGCCGCCTGCTTTTTTACTACCGGTTTCTTCGTCTTCGGCCCGCAGATGCTGATCGGCATGGCGGCTGCCGAGTGTTCGCATAAAGAGGCGGCGGGCGCGGCAACCGGCTTCGTCGGTCTTTTCGCCTATCTCGGCGCGTCACTCTCCGGCTGGCCGCTGGCGTGGGTAATCGACGTCTGGCACTGGAGCGGCTTCTTTGCGGTGATTGCCACGGCGGCGGGGATATCCGCCCTGCTGCTGTTGCCGTTTTTAAATGCTCAGGCGCCGAGATCCCTGCCTGAAGCGTGA
- the uhpT gene encoding hexose-6-phosphate:phosphate antiporter translates to MLAFLKQVRRPTLDLPIELRRKMWFKPFMQSYLVVFIGYLTMYLIRKNFNIAQNDMITTYGLSMTQLGMIGLGFSITYGVGKTLVSYYADGKNTKQFLPFMLILSAICMLGFSASMGTGSVSLFLMIAFYALSGFFQSTGGSCSYSTITKWTPRRKRGTYLGMWNISHNLGGAGAAGVALFGANVLFNGHVIGMFIFPSIIALIVGFIGLRYGSDSPESYGLGKAEELFDEELSDEDKEAEDESMTKWQIFVEYVLKNKVIWLLCFANIFLYVVRIGIDQWSTVYAFQELKLSKEVAIQGFTLFEVGALVGTLMWGWLSDLANGRRALVACVALALIIATLGIYQHASNQYVYLASLFALGFLVFGPQLLIGVAAVGFVPKKAIGAADGIKGTFAYLIGDSFAKLGLGMIADGTPIFGLTGWAGTFAALDIAAIACICLMALVAVMEERKIRREKRLQRLKMV, encoded by the coding sequence ATGCTGGCATTCCTCAAACAGGTGCGCAGACCAACGCTGGATCTGCCAATCGAACTGCGGCGAAAGATGTGGTTCAAGCCGTTTATGCAATCCTATCTGGTGGTCTTTATCGGCTACCTGACCATGTATCTAATCCGCAAAAACTTCAATATCGCGCAGAACGATATGATCACCACCTACGGACTGAGCATGACGCAGCTGGGGATGATCGGTCTGGGTTTCTCCATCACCTATGGCGTCGGGAAAACCCTGGTTTCTTATTATGCTGACGGCAAAAACACCAAGCAGTTCCTGCCGTTTATGCTGATTCTTTCGGCCATCTGTATGCTGGGTTTCAGCGCCAGCATGGGCACAGGTTCCGTCAGCCTGTTCCTGATGATCGCCTTTTATGCTTTAAGCGGATTCTTCCAGAGTACCGGCGGCTCCTGTAGCTACTCCACCATCACGAAGTGGACGCCGCGCCGCAAGCGTGGCACCTATCTGGGGATGTGGAATATCTCCCACAACCTCGGCGGTGCCGGTGCGGCAGGCGTGGCGCTGTTTGGTGCCAATGTGCTGTTCAACGGCCATGTGATTGGGATGTTTATCTTCCCGTCTATTATCGCGCTGATTGTTGGTTTTATCGGCCTGCGCTACGGCAGCGATTCCCCGGAGTCTTATGGCCTGGGCAAGGCCGAAGAGCTGTTTGACGAAGAGCTAAGCGATGAGGATAAAGAAGCTGAAGATGAGTCGATGACCAAATGGCAGATCTTTGTCGAGTACGTACTGAAGAACAAGGTGATCTGGCTGCTCTGCTTCGCAAACATCTTCCTCTATGTGGTGCGCATCGGGATCGATCAGTGGTCAACGGTTTACGCCTTCCAGGAGCTGAAGCTCTCTAAAGAGGTGGCGATTCAGGGCTTTACCCTGTTTGAAGTGGGTGCACTGGTGGGTACGCTGATGTGGGGCTGGCTATCCGATCTGGCCAATGGCCGTCGTGCGCTGGTGGCCTGCGTCGCACTGGCGTTGATTATCGCCACGCTCGGGATCTATCAGCATGCCAGCAACCAGTATGTCTATCTGGCCTCGCTGTTCGCACTGGGCTTTCTGGTCTTTGGCCCACAGTTGTTAATCGGCGTTGCCGCGGTCGGCTTTGTGCCGAAAAAAGCGATTGGCGCAGCGGATGGGATCAAAGGCACTTTCGCTTACCTGATTGGTGACAGCTTTGCTAAGTTAGGTCTTGGGATGATCGCTGACGGCACACCGATATTTGGCCTGACCGGCTGGGCTGGCACGTTCGCCGCACTGGATATCGCCGCTATCGCCTGTATCTGCCTGATGGCGTTGGTTGCGGTGATGGAAGAACGCAAGATTCGCCGCGAGAAACGACTACAGCGTTTGAAGATGGTGTAA
- a CDS encoding BglG family transcription antiterminator — protein MRQLISHNSYVSLQFISEKTAITSRTLRRDIADINEKLADLGINISGKSGRGITIKFSDAQAEIAARRIFSTEIDDFSSNFRMLKIASDLLMLSPKSSSISELADKYFISRASIVNDLKTLEVWLHQFNLTLLKSRVGTSIKGSDQNIRMAMKALVLKSIYNRQDMMESRLDESTLQELSEKFGQQAVHFTLQLINFIEQQLHYTISDPYYINLFTHILVLIHRSHSPMPRTDARAVTMSRVSDHHAWQVSLAVVERIETACNTVLVAEESHSIYQYLVSSGKAGGEVPLQDESLISERETRFAQELISRVAQRINIEITTDQNLQASLSSHIKPMLNRLRYHIRIKNPLLHDIQTELGTVFTAVKAVINQLTQEYSLDEISDDEVAYLTVHIQAAIENSIKVKRVLLVCSSGLGTSQLLYGRIIRAFPDWKIIDIVPGKNIADSLKRHECDVVISTIRLEPLEKPVVYVSALFSAKDIARVTECLVSNSIN, from the coding sequence ATGCGACAGCTTATTTCTCATAACAGTTACGTGAGCCTGCAATTTATTTCTGAAAAAACAGCCATCACCAGCCGAACCTTACGCCGCGACATCGCTGACATTAATGAAAAACTGGCTGACTTGGGGATCAATATCAGCGGAAAAAGTGGGAGAGGGATCACAATTAAATTCTCTGATGCCCAGGCAGAAATAGCTGCGCGCCGGATTTTTTCAACCGAGATAGATGATTTCAGCAGCAACTTCAGAATGCTAAAAATAGCATCTGATTTATTAATGCTTTCACCAAAAAGTTCATCCATTAGCGAACTTGCGGATAAATACTTTATCAGCCGTGCGTCGATAGTGAATGATTTAAAAACACTGGAAGTCTGGTTGCATCAGTTTAATTTAACGTTATTGAAAAGTCGCGTCGGCACCAGTATTAAAGGCAGTGACCAGAATATTCGCATGGCGATGAAAGCGCTGGTATTAAAATCGATTTATAACCGTCAGGACATGATGGAAAGCCGCCTGGATGAAAGCACGCTGCAGGAGCTTTCAGAGAAATTTGGTCAGCAGGCTGTCCATTTTACCCTGCAACTCATCAATTTTATTGAACAGCAACTGCACTATACGATTAGCGATCCTTACTACATTAATTTGTTTACTCATATTCTGGTGCTGATTCACCGCAGTCACTCGCCGATGCCCAGGACCGACGCGCGCGCCGTGACCATGAGCCGGGTCAGCGATCATCACGCCTGGCAGGTTTCGCTGGCGGTGGTAGAGCGTATCGAGACCGCCTGTAACACGGTGCTGGTGGCTGAGGAGTCTCACTCTATCTATCAATATCTTGTTTCTTCCGGTAAAGCGGGCGGTGAGGTACCACTGCAGGATGAGTCACTGATTTCGGAACGTGAAACCCGCTTTGCGCAGGAGTTGATTAGCCGGGTGGCGCAGCGCATCAACATTGAAATCACGACCGACCAGAACCTGCAGGCGTCCTTGTCCTCGCATATCAAGCCGATGCTGAACCGTCTGAGATATCACATCCGGATTAAAAATCCGCTGCTGCATGATATCCAGACCGAACTGGGAACGGTGTTTACCGCCGTCAAAGCGGTGATCAACCAGCTGACGCAGGAGTACAGCCTGGATGAAATCAGTGACGATGAGGTGGCGTACCTGACGGTGCATATTCAGGCGGCCATTGAAAACAGCATCAAAGTTAAGCGGGTACTGCTGGTCTGCTCCAGCGGTCTGGGCACGTCGCAGCTGCTTTACGGGAGGATTATCCGCGCCTTTCCCGACTGGAAGATCATCGACATCGTACCTGGAAAAAATATCGCGGACTCCCTGAAACGCCATGAGTGTGATGTGGTGATCTCCACCATCCGGCTGGAGCCGCTGGAAAAACCGGTGGTTTATGTTTCAGCCCTGTTTTCGGCGAAAGATATCGCAAGAGTCACAGAGTGTCTGGTATCGAATTCAATTAATTAA
- a CDS encoding PTS sugar transporter subunit IIA: MTTAVAINEVLKEECIILDVDCQTKEQIISQLTDLLCQTGAVTDKAAFLKDVYLREELGSTGFENHIAIPHGKSAAVAKTRIAVGRLRRDIPWETIDGTSVRLVILFAVKESDKDVGHIKMLARISIALGDEDVVEQLLTVPHRKEMFHLLLSRSGA; this comes from the coding sequence ATGACAACAGCCGTGGCGATTAATGAAGTGCTGAAAGAAGAGTGCATTATTCTCGATGTCGATTGCCAGACGAAAGAGCAGATTATTTCTCAGTTGACTGACCTGCTCTGCCAGACCGGCGCGGTCACTGATAAAGCAGCATTCCTAAAGGATGTTTATCTGCGTGAAGAATTGGGCTCTACCGGATTTGAAAATCATATTGCGATTCCGCACGGTAAATCTGCTGCCGTAGCCAAAACCCGGATTGCCGTGGGCCGTTTACGCCGCGATATTCCATGGGAAACCATTGACGGCACCAGTGTTCGTTTAGTGATTCTTTTCGCGGTAAAAGAGTCTGATAAAGATGTCGGCCATATCAAAATGCTCGCCAGAATATCCATTGCGCTGGGCGATGAAGATGTCGTTGAACAGTTACTGACTGTCCCGCATCGTAAAGAGATGTTTCATTTGCTGTTATCCCGCTCGGGAGCCTGA
- a CDS encoding PTS fructose transporter subunit IIC, translating into MNIIAITACPTGVAHTYLAESNLKKAAKKLGLNVLVETQGAIESEYIFSDDDIHRADVVLIAADKKVEMARFQHKNVIEVPVTRAAKDAEGLLNAIVNGELAPRLVDSASQTNASEPANSARETSGSRSWMSEIYVHLITGVNLMIPFVVAGGILIALSFSFGITAATPGDANFSPIAKMLSDIGGGSAFALMLPILALGISQSISGKAGIVAGAVGGMMAIHTGSGFLGALIAGFLAGYITLLINNHIHLPKAVAGLKPILIVPLLSVLLTGALMALLIGEPIKMLLGWLTAFLSSLGNANAALLGLLFGMMVAFDMGGPLNKTVCMFAIGLMSSGIYGPIAACMAAGMVPPLGIALATTLFRRKFTEQERETGKVTYILGLSFITEGAIPYAVADPLHVIPAIVAGSGLAGALSMMLGCASRAPHGGIFVIFIPNVISHVMAYLFAIAAGSLLTALILLFLKKDISVPEQQG; encoded by the coding sequence ATGAACATTATTGCCATTACCGCCTGTCCTACAGGTGTCGCCCACACCTACCTGGCCGAAAGTAATTTGAAAAAAGCGGCTAAAAAACTGGGCCTGAATGTATTAGTTGAAACCCAGGGCGCGATTGAAAGTGAATATATTTTCAGCGACGACGATATTCATCGGGCCGACGTGGTGTTAATTGCCGCGGATAAGAAAGTAGAGATGGCGCGCTTCCAGCACAAAAACGTGATTGAGGTGCCCGTCACCCGAGCCGCAAAAGATGCCGAAGGCCTGTTAAACGCCATCGTGAACGGTGAGCTGGCTCCCCGCCTGGTGGATTCAGCATCGCAGACGAATGCGTCTGAACCGGCTAACAGTGCCCGTGAAACGTCAGGTTCCCGCTCCTGGATGTCTGAGATTTATGTGCATCTGATCACCGGTGTAAACCTGATGATTCCGTTTGTCGTGGCGGGCGGCATTCTGATCGCCCTGAGCTTTTCATTCGGGATTACCGCGGCCACACCAGGGGACGCGAATTTCAGCCCGATAGCGAAGATGCTCTCTGATATCGGCGGCGGTTCGGCCTTTGCCCTGATGCTGCCGATTCTGGCACTGGGGATCAGCCAGTCGATCAGCGGCAAAGCGGGCATCGTGGCGGGTGCCGTGGGCGGGATGATGGCGATCCACACCGGCTCCGGATTCCTGGGCGCACTGATTGCGGGATTCCTGGCCGGATACATCACGCTGTTGATCAATAACCATATTCACCTGCCTAAAGCCGTCGCCGGCCTGAAACCGATTTTGATTGTGCCGCTGCTGAGTGTGCTGCTGACCGGTGCACTGATGGCGCTGTTGATTGGTGAGCCGATTAAAATGCTGCTCGGCTGGCTGACCGCCTTCCTGAGTTCTCTGGGTAACGCTAACGCCGCCCTCCTCGGTCTGCTGTTCGGCATGATGGTGGCCTTCGATATGGGCGGCCCGCTGAACAAAACCGTCTGTATGTTTGCGATTGGCCTGATGTCGAGCGGCATCTATGGACCGATTGCCGCCTGTATGGCGGCGGGCATGGTGCCGCCGCTGGGCATCGCGCTGGCAACCACCCTCTTCCGCCGCAAATTCACAGAGCAGGAGCGTGAAACCGGCAAAGTCACTTACATCCTCGGCCTGTCGTTTATTACCGAAGGCGCGATCCCCTATGCGGTCGCCGATCCGTTGCACGTCATCCCGGCCATTGTGGCGGGTTCCGGCCTCGCAGGCGCCCTGTCGATGATGCTGGGTTGCGCTTCCCGCGCCCCGCACGGCGGCATTTTCGTCATCTTCATTCCTAACGTGATCAGCCATGTCATGGCTTATCTGTTTGCGATCGCTGCAGGCAGTCTGCTGACAGCGCTGATCCTGCTGTTTCTGAAAAAAGATATCTCCGTTCCTGAACAACAAGGATAA
- a CDS encoding ketose-bisphosphate aldolase: MLYNMKDLLSVAQQHQFGVGAFNIASAEFGRVAVETAERLDSPLILEIHPEEMAFTGPEFIGYLRTLAIQARVPVVIHLDHGRSLEEVMKAIYAGFTSVMIDASSHPFEQNIALTKKIVEIAHTINVSVEAELGTIGVAEGSGEGGSNEILYTDPQQAETFVRETGTDTLAVAIGTSHGLYPKGKQPKLDIERLQQIRKVVDIPLVLHGGSGNKDSEVAESILYGVGKINISSDMKKAFFVALEQELKQGGHEPNSLFVKPMQAAGEVVAAKMALFSSVGKAALYR, encoded by the coding sequence ATGCTTTACAACATGAAAGACTTGCTCAGCGTTGCACAACAGCATCAGTTTGGTGTCGGTGCATTCAACATCGCCAGCGCGGAATTTGGACGGGTGGCGGTTGAGACTGCCGAGAGACTCGATTCACCGCTGATTCTGGAGATCCATCCTGAGGAAATGGCCTTCACCGGCCCGGAGTTTATCGGTTATCTGCGGACGCTGGCGATTCAGGCGCGGGTGCCGGTGGTGATCCATCTGGACCATGGCCGCTCGCTGGAAGAGGTGATGAAAGCGATCTACGCCGGTTTTACCTCTGTAATGATTGACGCCTCGTCTCACCCTTTTGAGCAGAACATTGCGCTGACGAAGAAGATTGTCGAGATAGCGCACACGATTAATGTCTCCGTGGAAGCGGAGCTGGGCACCATCGGTGTGGCGGAAGGCAGCGGTGAAGGCGGCAGTAACGAGATTCTCTATACCGATCCGCAGCAGGCCGAGACCTTTGTGCGCGAGACCGGCACCGATACGCTGGCCGTCGCCATCGGCACCTCGCATGGCCTCTATCCCAAAGGGAAGCAGCCGAAGCTGGATATCGAGCGCCTGCAGCAGATCCGTAAGGTGGTGGATATCCCGCTGGTGCTGCATGGCGGGTCAGGCAACAAAGACAGCGAGGTCGCGGAATCCATTCTTTATGGCGTCGGTAAAATCAATATCTCCAGCGATATGAAGAAGGCCTTCTTCGTGGCGCTGGAACAGGAACTGAAACAGGGCGGACACGAGCCTAATTCACTCTTCGTTAAACCGATGCAGGCGGCAGGTGAAGTGGTCGCAGCGAAGATGGCGCTGTTTAGTTCGGTGGGGAAAGCGGCGCTGTATCGGTAA
- a CDS encoding DJ-1/PfpI family protein codes for MSKNAALLLATGFEEAEAFITLDILSRLGIKVTTVACQPQREIVSYHGAVIKADTLIEELADAHLFDALIMPGGPEGSKNLAASSAVTALIQRHDDAGMLIAPICSAAARVLGGNNLLKGRRYTCSGELGLDVKDGEYVMEDVVEDGNLLSGRGLGVAFDFALTLAQRLTGNKGAVDFQAEHIYYRPWLNRSSR; via the coding sequence ATGTCCAAAAATGCAGCATTACTCCTGGCCACAGGATTTGAAGAAGCAGAAGCGTTTATTACTCTCGATATCCTCAGCCGGCTTGGCATCAAAGTCACCACCGTTGCCTGTCAGCCTCAGCGCGAGATCGTCAGCTACCACGGTGCCGTCATTAAAGCAGATACGCTGATTGAAGAATTAGCGGACGCACATTTATTCGATGCGCTGATCATGCCAGGCGGGCCTGAGGGTTCTAAGAATCTGGCCGCCAGCTCTGCTGTTACTGCTTTAATTCAGCGACATGATGACGCCGGCATGTTGATTGCCCCTATCTGCTCTGCCGCCGCCCGGGTGCTGGGTGGCAATAACCTTCTGAAAGGCCGTCGCTATACCTGTTCAGGCGAGCTGGGGCTGGACGTCAAAGATGGCGAGTATGTAATGGAGGATGTGGTGGAGGATGGCAATCTGCTCAGTGGCCGGGGGCTGGGTGTCGCCTTCGATTTTGCATTAACGCTGGCTCAGCGTCTCACCGGTAATAAAGGCGCGGTCGATTTCCAGGCTGAACACATTTATTACCGTCCGTGGCTGAACAGGTCGTCTCGCTAA
- a CDS encoding CDP-diacylglycerol diphosphatase, with protein MSLLSGRNPLNGKWLWRCRSLPLVIALLLTGCARSDALWTVTHNLCMNNYHYRRDPAPCQQVYLPQDATQGYSIIQNPRHKLHFILVPTVAMSGIESIALTRPGRPDYFGYAWLMRYRLMAAYGAEVPEERLGMALNSAYGRSQNQLHIHLTCLREDVYRQLQAERPYIGDDWRPLPDRLLNHTYYARRVMQPTAMGIYPVSSVARHFHLSPPQLAESGVALIPTTFSGEKGFILLTTRRGWDKGNRASVESLLDKRCAILSAPPADVSVRE; from the coding sequence TTGAGTCTCCTGAGCGGACGGAATCCACTAAACGGGAAATGGTTATGGCGATGCCGGTCTCTGCCGCTGGTCATCGCGCTGCTGCTGACAGGATGCGCCCGCTCTGACGCGCTATGGACGGTCACGCATAATCTCTGCATGAATAACTATCACTACCGTCGCGATCCGGCTCCCTGCCAGCAAGTCTATCTTCCGCAGGACGCCACACAGGGCTACAGCATCATCCAGAATCCCCGCCACAAGCTGCACTTTATTCTGGTGCCCACAGTGGCGATGTCCGGCATTGAGAGTATTGCGCTGACGCGCCCCGGACGTCCCGATTATTTCGGTTACGCCTGGTTAATGCGTTATCGTCTGATGGCGGCCTATGGTGCTGAAGTGCCTGAGGAGCGGCTCGGTATGGCGCTGAACTCCGCTTATGGCCGCAGCCAGAATCAACTGCATATTCATCTGACCTGCCTGCGGGAGGATGTCTATCGCCAGCTTCAGGCCGAGAGGCCCTATATTGGTGATGACTGGCGACCCTTGCCCGACCGTTTGCTGAATCACACCTACTATGCCCGACGCGTTATGCAGCCCACGGCGATGGGGATCTATCCTGTCTCCTCCGTGGCACGCCATTTTCATCTGTCGCCGCCACAGCTGGCGGAGTCTGGCGTGGCGCTTATCCCGACGACGTTCTCGGGAGAAAAAGGATTTATCCTGCTAACCACCCGGCGCGGCTGGGATAAGGGCAATCGGGCGTCCGTTGAGTCGCTACTGGATAAACGCTGCGCTATTCTTTCAGCGCCGCCGGCTGACGTTTCAGTCAGGGAGTAA
- a CDS encoding contact-dependent growth inhibition system immunity protein translates to MKNINIAGLDSLIAIYFGQDYDLFGSGESVDAQINAWIADSTPASRHGLIGDIEQFMRETDNLEQDFESCYGAEFSTDLWETTPAEFLKLLKQKVSASLSEC, encoded by the coding sequence TTGAAAAACATTAACATAGCCGGACTGGATAGCCTTATCGCCATCTATTTTGGACAGGATTATGACCTGTTCGGTAGTGGTGAAAGTGTAGATGCTCAAATCAACGCATGGATTGCAGATTCTACTCCCGCCTCCCGGCATGGCTTGATAGGTGATATTGAACAATTTATGAGGGAGACTGACAATCTGGAGCAGGATTTCGAAAGCTGCTATGGCGCGGAATTTTCTACAGATTTATGGGAAACGACGCCTGCAGAATTCCTGAAGCTTTTGAAGCAAAAGGTGAGTGCATCTCTTTCTGAATGCTGA
- a CDS encoding putative T6SS immunity periplasmic lipoprotein — protein MKNKILLGVVFLLTGCPGPGDRMVGRVSTTAFLKDNRVCVVSPLEPQESITAIQINSDKSESFHRVFDDKPVYVPKGECLPVFGFKFTTGERYYFAYEVQSAKSVSHLVTADFSYHKE, from the coding sequence ATGAAAAACAAAATATTGCTGGGTGTCGTATTTCTCTTAACGGGATGTCCTGGGCCTGGCGATCGAATGGTGGGGCGCGTATCTACAACGGCGTTTCTCAAAGACAATCGAGTTTGTGTAGTGTCGCCACTGGAGCCACAAGAAAGTATCACTGCCATTCAAATCAACAGCGATAAAAGTGAATCCTTTCACAGGGTTTTTGATGACAAGCCTGTTTATGTTCCAAAAGGTGAGTGCCTTCCTGTGTTCGGATTTAAATTCACAACGGGAGAACGATACTATTTCGCCTATGAGGTTCAATCTGCTAAGTCAGTTTCGCATCTAGTCACAGCTGATTTCTCTTATCACAAAGAATAA